The DNA region CACCAAGGTGACGTGGCTAGAAGAGTCtgtctctctcctgctgctgtctgcaCGGTCGTTCTTACTGGCCAAGACCTTTTGTCGGTGCCTTTCTTCCTGCCgcttcttcttctccagccgctgctgttccttcttctgttttttagATACCTGAAAGGGAAGGATGCAAACACAAAGCTGAAAGCATGCGTTTTCTGCTCAGCTGGGTGAAAATACACTGGAGAGGACATGGGCAGATATCAAAGCAGCTGACAAACAATGTTTATTCCAAACTACTCTTAACAGGAGtttattttgtgtcattttAGGAAGAATGCCACATGTCACTAATAAATGTTTGTATCACAGAAGTCACAGTTGTAGCAGCAACAAAATTCAGTAAGCAGTTCTTTGTAATTCCAAGGAGGAGGCAGTTGCCAATTAAGCAATCCTAAGCATTCACCTAATTAAAGAACACGTGAATCCCTGCCAAACCGCCCTTCTCATACCTTCGGGTTTCTGCCAGCTTGATTCTTGTCATTGTTTCTAGCCTGTCCAGTGTTGTTTCCTATTTCACCTTGATGCAAGCTTTGATTTCCAGAGATTCTTGAGCCATATCTATTTTCTTCTGACAAAGTTCTGCTACACGATTCCTGAACTTCACTCTGGGGATCAtgctgctcctcagcacctACCAACAACAGAGATTTTTCTCAGACATGCTCTGCCCAGAAGCTGTCTCACTATCAGCCAATTCCTTCTTCCAGAACttatagtatcatagaatggtttgggttggaagggaccaaaaagataatccagttccaaccccctgccatgggcagggacgcctctcactggatcaggttgccaaTTTCTGGCACAGTGGCCTTTTTGGAATCTGGAATGAGTCTGTCCTCACTAATAATCCTGCTAAGCACAGAAAGGCTGATGTGGCAGCACAGCCAACTGCAAGCTCCAACTGCTGCTGTCCCTGTTGAACTGCTGTTATCAGGGAATGCTGACGTCGGACAGCTTCTTCTGAAGCACCAGGTGAAACTCCCTGTACTTACTTATTCTTTCCACTTCATTCATTTGAATGACGGCAAATATTGCAGATTCTACATTGTAGTCTTCCACGTCCAGGATGCGACGTACTAAATCAGTGTCCTGTCcgtggaaaagaaagataacacTGACAACGACAGGTCAAATCACTGACATACATTCAATTAACACCCATCTGTGCCACAGAGAACAGCTGTCTGCTTTCATCACCTTTCAGTTACCCTGTTTGACGCTTCTGAAAAAGCTGAGggagaaaaatcttaaaatccTGATGATACCCGGACAAAGGAATATCCTGTTTCAGTGTTAACTGGTTCCACTCCTGGCTCTCTCTGTTCTATGCTCTTCCACAGCGCAAGCAGCCGTCTGCAGGAACCACATGGGCTCTCCAGTGACAACAGCCAAGATCCAGAGTACCAAGGTGTTGGAAATGTCCCACTACAAACACCCTCAAAGATCGCAAATCTTACATACTTCGTTGCAAAGTGAATTCCCTGAGAGACTGCAAGACAAACCTTCAAAACTTATCAGGAATCCACACAGAGCATGTATTTCATCTACATTTCAGGGTTGAGTCCAGGATAAAATGCATCCTGATTTATGGCTGTGGTACTGAAACTGCCCAAGATGAGTAATTTTTAGGCTACTTTCATGTATCGAGAAAGTTTGAACATGTAACACAAAGGCTATTCAATACTTACTGAACACCCAGTAGCTTTCAACACTTTTTGTACAGCATCTTCTGTTTCACCTTCAATCTCATCTGCTTCAAACTCACCCTTCCAAAGCTTCGCTTCCTCCCTCTTATTTGAATCATTTTTGCAAAGCATCTGCAAGAAGAGTGAAGCCCAGCAGATCACAAAGGCATGCAGCAATTCTATCATAAACAGTGAAATAATCTGACACTGTCATAAATTGACTTGTTATGGCACACTTCTCAGATATATCCTGTGTCAAAGCACCTGGGAATCGCGTAACTTCTATGATCAttgacactgtttcccacaaCTCAAACACTGCCGAGCAAGCTCTCACACGCTACCAGGCCATGCATACCAACAAACAATTTGTGGCTTTTGAAGGGACCAAGCGCTATCTCAGTGCAAACGAGAAGGGAAATCAACCGGTAACATTCATCTGCTCTGTTTCTCACCCACAGCTGACTGAGGTCACCATCAAAACCAACCTCCATCTGAAGATACGCTGGAGCTTCAGAATCATCGTTGATTCTCCTCACGCTGTCGTAGTGCTCTCTGTAACGGTAAGCAATATGAAGTTCCCTCACGTTGTTTTTGTCTGTGCCCCGAAtctaaatgaaacaaacaaacaaacaaacaaacttgcAAATTAGGATCTGGAATCAACTCTAGCATCACATTTTTCAGAGTTTCTATTTTTTGAAGCAATGATGAACACTGATCAGAAGCAGACGAAGTAGCTACTGAAGCGTCTTTAAACGGGTACCCTAATAAGCCAGATGTGCCACAGTCACAACAGAGCTACTCTCTCAAGGATTACGTCTGAAAACCAGCAGCACAACCGTGGGTCCATTACATCACGGCAAACAAAGCATGGCATGAAAGTATTTCAGTGGGAAGCTCAAAACCGTTCTCTACACTTTCCACAGAACTATTCCTTTTCTGATCATCTTCCCAGACCCTGTTTCAgttacagcttccctggagtgTACacctttttcccctcaaacacgagaaaaagaaaagtttgtgcAAGTTACGACCGCAGTGGGAAGAGTCTGCCACAGTACATTTTGCTCTGCAGTTGGGACAAGATGCTGTTTTAACTGTTTGCACTCAAACTgaatacattttgtttttaaaagaaagactggtagaaataaaaccaagccATGACATATTTACTCTTTTCAAGAACACTGTTAACAACACTCGCTTTGTCAGTACCAAGTACAGCAGTTCCTGTAGAAAACTCCTGCTCCGACTATTCTCTGCTGACGCAAGAATGATTCCTACCCCAATCATCAGTGCCTCGAACTATAAGCTAAAAGCTACACAGCATTCTGAATCTGGCAAGGAATGCATAAAAGCACACTGTGTGTGCAGATCGCTTTGCTTACTTGTCAAGCCAGAGTTCAATGACCtgacagctttcctggagaagaCGTCAGTGAGCAAACGacaagaaatgctttgctttaGGGCTCCAGAATTTCCCAATCCCTTTACGTCTTTGAATCAGCTTATCCCAACTTACGGAATTTACACAAAGACACCTTTCAGCCACGACTGCAGTTTCTGTTGCACAAACAACTTCAGATTTCATAATGCATTCACCTCCATTCAACACATTGGATCCAagtaagatttattttcaatgtttctACTCTGCCAGAGCCTAAACGGGTACCTATCAAATCCTAAAGCTcttgaaattctgaaaattgTCCAGTCTAGGTCTGAGTGGTGAAGCCTCTTTCTGCATGCCTTCTGCACACTACACTGGTACTCTATTCAGGCTATTCACAAGCACCTAAGACAACCTTTCATCAACAAGACTATGCTCAGGCAAAACAGAGCTCATCACAGACTCTGTTTACAACCCTGGAAACGTcaataaatagagaaaaagagtTTAAGATCTGAGCAGATATACGAGGTATCAATAAAGATTTGAGGACACTGAGGTGAGTATCTGGttcaaaacagcaacaaaatgaaaCTCTCCTGCAGGGTCATCACCTCTGCACACCTGCAGGTCAAGCAGTTGAGTATCTGTGCTCATTGTGTGCTTGCCAggtacacttttttttaaacaaaaacccCTGTGAGTTAGCTGTCTCACTGCCAAGGGTGCGTATAAATGAGAGTTCAAACTCAGGTGGGTTTAGGAATCTCTGGGACACTCttgtaaatgtatttaagaCCCCACTGATAGCTTTCATCTGGTCCTTATTGCCCTGTTTAATCTGTACACTCTGTTGGTGCTGTCCGTAAACTGGGTCCAGCCCTTCAATCATTACTTCCATCGTATAAAACACCCAGAAACAATCTTGACATGACCTCAGGCTCTCACTCGGTCAGTGAACAGGCAGAGACTGGGTGTAGACCTGCCACAGGAAAACACCacagaagagcaggagggaCCTGATGGATGCCTCACTAAGTGCCTCACTGTCAGAGGAAACCACACACAGAGTCCTTCCTTTCCAGAAGCTGATTAAATACTGCCTTAATGTTTTAAAGCTCATTCCCTCTTCCATCCAGACCAGAACCTCATTTCTCCAACCTTCAGAAACCTTCTCATTCCCAATCCCATGCAGCATCAACAGAGCTTctttcccacaggctgcagggaccACCTTACTACACCTTCACTTCCATTTTCCTGAATGTTTTCATACAGGTTTCCTTGAGTTTGGCTCAAATCTGTATCAGAGAAGTCCCCTTGTATTTAGTCCAATATCCAGGAGACAGAACCATAACAGGGAAGGTAGCAgcttaaaaccaaattaaagcATGCTACTCTGTCTTCACACACTTATCAGGCAttcactgttttccttcattccctctcatcctcaCTGAAGGTTCTTCCTTCAAGGCTGACAAAGCAAGCACAGTTCTAATCCATGCCAAGCTCCCTATGGCTACCAAGCATTCTCTTTTAACAGATCAGCAAGTTTCTACACTGTTTGAATCTACCAGCTAAAAATTaggcaaaaatacagaagtgttGTTTCTCACCTGCCAGAGCGGCGCATTAGGCTGATGAATAACCACATTCAACTGATTGTTCCTTGCAAAGGCCACAATAGCATCGTTGCCAGCAAAGGTACCGGGCTTGGCCAAATTGGTaactaagagaaaaaacattcatAAGAGTTGGAATCCCAGTGTCCAACACCTCCAAAAGCACTGGAAGGATAGCAACAAAATTTCAGCACAAGCCCAGGAAATTCCGGAAAGGAAATCCCaacagtgaaatgaaaactgcTGAGAACATGGCAGTGACAGAAATTAACACATCTTACATGACCACAGAAACCTCTAAAAAACATGGTACACCCTCAGATTATGCAAGGCCATCAGCTCAGAAGGAACAGTGCCATGCACTAACCGAGCAAACCATTTCCAACAGCCCCTGCATGGCACCTGGCACATCCCCAGAACACTCAGAGCAAAGGCTGTGTTGGTCTTGGCTTCCCCTGTGTTCCCACTGTGAAACATCAAACGtcaaggagagaaagagaccTAGAGAAATCAGCCACTCAACACCCAGTAGCATTCAAGGACAGCCAGACAACACCAAATTTTTActccttgcctttttttgcctcctttctttctcctaagTTTCTCCTAAATTTAAACAATTCCATGACAAATGTAACACATTCAATAGCTCACCTTTCTACcgaaagaaaagagaaatgtaaacTTACATTTTCCAACAACTAGAGGGGAGCCCTAACATAGTTCTGGGATGAGGAGCTGTTTAGTACAAAGGTGCTTAGTTGAGACATAATGACATTAGACAATAATGTCTCCTTTCGTGTCCTGTGGAGACCCTACCGTGTTTGTCAAAGGGCACATCATCCTCCACAAAAGGCTCAAAATCCTCCCGCCACTTTATCATGTAATCCACTGTCTCCTGGCGATGTCTGAGGTGGTTCCGTGAGTGGCCCTCCAGCTGATCACCCAGGGCCCGGAACAAACAATTCCTACCAAGAGAGGAGTCGCAGGTGAGTctggctgaaagaaaacaaacatacagCCCTAAGTGAGTGgccctggcagagcagcagggacaaAACGGTGTTAACTGGGAAGAAGAGCTGTACTCCTCCTACCCATTAAGTTCAACAGGATATAAATGGGATGTAACACCTATTCCCTTTGAATGGCTGCtggaatgagaagaaatgctGGTAGGAACATGTTTTGAGGGAACATCAAAAACTCCAACTGAGCAAGCCAAGGGTGGTAACAGTGCCAGGCCAAACTGTCTTAAACTGGCACTGAGACAAATGACACAACAGAATAAACAACCACTCAATGATCCACCAAGCAGTTTCCCAGCAGGCACTTTAAATTCTACTTTCTCCCAATCCTTATAGACCTTCTGGCCACCCAGCAGGCCAGGGGagccctcagctctgctggggaTCAAGTCTGGGACCAGCAGAGCCCTCACGCCAGCAGGGCACAGGCCTTGGGCCTCAGGGACACAGGCCCTGCAAAGACCCAGAGCGGAGCCTTCTGACCTCTGTGGGGTACAGGAGGGAAACCTCACTCTAAAGAGCAATGGTCCGGCTCAAATCCTGAGGGAAAGCCCTTGGCCCCAGGGACACCGGCTCCAAACGCCCGGGCCAGGAGGCCCAAGGACGCCCCGGGCAGACCGGGCGCGGCGCTCACCCATCGCCTGGCACCTCCCTCAGCTTAAGGCCGAGGGCCCGGAGCTGCACGGCGAGGCCCCCTCCGCCCGGGCCCGAGGCCGTCCACTGCTTGGGGCCGCCGGTGCCGCCCGGCAGCGCTCGCCGCCCGGGGCCCACCTCCCTGCTTCCGGGACATCCCTGCCGTGCGCCCTCACGTGACTGTCCTATCACGTGACTCCGCCTCTCACGTGACCGCGTCGCCAGCGGGAGCGGCTCCGGGGTGGTGAGAGCGGCGCCGCCCCGGCCGCCCCGCCACTGCCGCCCCCTGGCGGCTCCTACGGGAGGAGGcgggagagggaaggaggaaaagggaggttTCGTAAGTGGAGTGGCGTCAGAGATGGGGGCGATACCGAAGTtgctctggagcgtgtccagagaagagcaacgaagctggtgaggggctggagaacaagtctgacgaggagcggctgagagagctggggttgtttagcctggagaagaggaggctgaggggagaccttattgatctctacaactgcctgaaaggaagctatagggaggtgggtgctggcctcttctcccaggtgacaggggacaggacaagagggaatggcctcaagctgcaccaggggagggtcaggctggatagtgggaaaaaaatttcacagaaaaggttattgggcactggaacagtctgcccagggaggtgattgagtcaccatccctggaggtagttaaaagatgggtagatgaggtgctcaagaagatggtttagtggcagataggaatggctggactcaatgatccaagaggtcttttccaacctggtgattgtatgattctgtgatttatcagggctgggcagtGTGAGGCAGCGATCTCCATCAGTCTTGTGCAgccagacaggagctgggacagaaaaGATTTTCCACTCACATGCACGTGGATAAATTTTTCCAGAAtttttatgcatattctattactttccaaggtctaattttattgttattatgaacttcacaacagccaaatctctcactaatttggagctttggctccagctctgcctgaccttgcatttgacaTAGGGAGAGACTTCAAACAGAGGTGGTTACAGAAGCAGACACCTCTGCTCAGaacagatcacactgaactcAAGGCAttttcatctccaaagaatgaactgTGTCTGGGAAacactgcttaaaataaaaaaaaccaacatgctCTTAGGGGGGCATTCtttctaactttcaaaaaatacaattactggGAACTctctttagcttaaatcaaaatcttccactttttgtaacagtaacgACTTCTTGTATCAGGACTCATTGTagtgttattatgaacttcagaACAGTCAAATCTCTCGCTAATTGgagctgggtccagctctgtgtgaccttgcatttgaaataaggagaggctgcagacagaggggATTGCAGAAGAcgacacatctgttcagcacagatcatactgaacACAAGGCATTATCATTTATGGcatcaagttgtgccaggacaggttcagattagacattaggaaaaatttcttcaccaaaagggttctcaggcactggcagaagctgcccagggaggtgatggagactccatccctggaggggtttaaaagatgggtggatgaggtgctcagggatggttcagtagtggacaagtacgattggacttgatgatctcaaaagtcttttccaacctagcaattctatgattctatgattctatttccaaaagaacaaagaatgaacagtatctggaaaaacactatttgaaaaaaatcatgctctcagagggacattctgtctaactttcaaaaaaaaaaaacctccagttacttggatgaaagattaactctactttagcttaaatcaaaatattccacttttttgCATCATAACTACTTTTTGTATTGGGGAGCTACCAGgctccaggagcagctgggagaacGGTGACAGCAGGGCCAGGATATGAAGAGCAGCACCGTTCATTACGAGCATCACTTGATGCTCTTCCTGAGCCTACCACATTCCTGCCTAATTAGCACCTGCTGCTAATTACACTGTGCAGGGGCCCTTCCTCAGGCATGGCCACAGCCCGTCCCCGCTctgtgccctcccagccccgctCTCGTTCCCCCTCTTCTAGGTCTGTCTCTGCTAGGCATCCATCATCACTCTGCAACCAACTGGAATGGGAACTGGGAGAAGACGGAGCATTCATGGGGTGGCAGAGCAGGAACGAGGCTGGCGGGAGCAGGAATGATGGGAACGGGGCCTTCGGGAGCACAGATGACAGGAGTGTGGCTGGTGGGAACAGGAATGGCAGGAATGGGACTGGTGGGAATGGGGCTGGCAGGAACAGGGCTGAAGGGAGCAGGGATAGCGGGAGCGGGGCTGGTGGGAGCATGGCTGGTGGGAACAGGGATGGCAGGAACAGGACTGGTGGGAATGGGGCTGGAAGGAgtggggacagcagggctgAGGCTGGCAGGAGGGGTTTGGTGGGAACATGGctggtgggagcagggctggtgggaaTGCAGCTGGCGGGAGTGCAGCTGGTAGTAATGGGGCTGGCGGGAATGGGGCTGGTGGGCGAGGGGATGGCTGGGGTGGGATTGGTGGGAATCCAAGCATGGATTTTGCTCTGAAATGATCCAGCTGCTCTCTTGCATCCGTTTCCTGTCACAAACAAGTCCATAAGAAGCATTCcatagaaacacattttttatgcaaacaaaataaaagcacaaaaacaGGATGAGTATCTAAACTGACTGCAaatgattaatgaaacagtaattAGCTTAAGTAGTGTTAAGGGGCAGTAGGTAATTCAGTTAATTACAGCTTGCATGCAAAGCAGCGACCATCATTTGTGTCACCAAGGACAGAACTGAGCCAGAATTAGGGCAGTTCCTTTGAAAACGCCGTCATTGAAGGACAGTAACGAATGGACATTTTTAGCCCAATATGACTGACAGAAACTAGGCAGAGGAAACCATGTGCTCAGTGAACACCAGTGCCAAAAACGCAGCCAAAGAATCACACAACCGTGGCCTCCTGAGCCCTACGCAAGATCACGCTTCCTGCCTTGGGGTCCCAGTTCCCCATGGCAGTGACCTGCACCCCTAGGGAGGCACAAGGACCTCTCCAAACCACAATGTgctctccttcttcccttgaGTGCATTGTCCTGTCTTCTGGCATGCATCCATAGCAAAATAACCATGCCTCTCAACCTGACTCGGAGCTTCCAGCATATGGAGGTGAAAGGCACAGAAATGTCACTTCTGCCCACTGCTGGAACACAGAGCGAACAGACACAGAGGCATCGATTCACCTACCCAGCTCTAAACCTTTCAGCGAGGAGCGTAGCTGCCCCTGATGGTGTCTGTTCCAGCTTCCTAGCATTGCCAGGACAGTTTCATACTGTTCTAGTGATTAAGAACCTGTAAATATTATGACATTTCCATTTTGGCCCTGGGAACCGCCAGTCTAAATTTGAAATTTCTAAAGCATTGGAATAATGTCAGAGCTGTCTGCTTTTTTCCagatcttttctttccaatggCATTAACTTACTAATAAGGAGGAATGTGAAATGCAATAGAGAATTCtggtttttaaacagaagtgaGCCCTGCAGTTTGCCAGCCACTTCCACATGTTCTTGTACTTCAGTTGTGAGTCCCACTTCTGCAACCAAAAGCTCTTCAGGTCCCTAAAATTTAGGGTCACCCAAAAGTCTGACAAACCCTGCTGCACACCACGTCAGCAGGAATACAGCAGGAATACAGCAGGAACACCTAGAGACTCTTACGAAGTTTGCTTACAACACACCTTCTGCTATTGCTCAGCAAAGGAGAACAAGCTCTTCTCACCTCATTCCCCCTGAGATTAGAGTCTTCCTGAACTCCTTGCCCTCCTACATtgcagctgttttatttctttctgttggaGGGAGAGGCTGGTACAtggcagcacaggcagcccGAGCATTCAGGTGCACTTGAGGCTACagactttccttccttccttccttccttccttccttccttccttccttccttccttccttccttccttccttccttccttccttccttccttccttccttctcttacAGAGAAACAATCTGTATTTTACCCGTCAATTAAAAGGGCAGAAATTAAGAGAGGAAGGAGTTTTGTttaggcatttatttttcagaagaactgAATATTCAAAACCCCCTTAACAGGGCTTTCCTGAGTGCGTGAGGTTATCCTGTGAGTGGCAAGAGAAAGTAGACAGTTCTACCAAGACATTGaccttgcttttaattttcagatctcTCCCATGGACTCCGAGAGTTCCTATATGACCCTAAGTGACACTTCAGTTCGCACCTGAAGCCCTCTGATGGCTGAAACCAACAGGGATGCTCCCAGGATAAAAGAGTTGATAATAATCAGGCATTTGACACTCCACATTAATAATCTCAATCTCATTCTTTACCTTGTGCTGAGGGGTAATGGCTCTAGGGTACTGAGTATTGCTAAAGCAAGAGCAGACTTCCTACCCAGAGCACTCAAAACTGGTGATACTTACGCTCTCCCTAATAAAAGCCCTGCATTCCATACACCAATTCACTTATTCATCTGTGTCTTACTCATTTATTCATCTAAGTCATATTCACTTATTCTTCTGTGTCTGTCACTGTCATAAAAGTGGTGTTCAGAGACCAGTGACACTGCTTTAAACAAATAAAGTACTATTCTTGTACCAACAGTAGAGTCAGGCGCTCACAGTGAACGAAGCTGCTGTCTGCTCATGCCATGGGGTCTGCTTCCGGATGGGAATTGCTCACTGATACTATCATCAGCCATTGTAAAAATGTCTCGGCTACGAAGTTAATTGTTAACTCAGGTCCCCATCTCATAAAAACATCGTATTGTAGGAGCACAACATGTTTAAAGCTGTCACTAATCAATCATGCATACAGTGGGAATAAAGCAACATATAAAAGGAGCCAGAAGCTCAGCAAGTCCTTCAGCTACAGGAAGACAAACGGCACCGAGGTTTATCTCCATGGAGAAATCCACTGACAAGGGAAACAGATCAGCAGCTCCCAGAGTACCACAGGCTGAAAAGGACAGCCCTGCGCCTGCTGCGGAAGGTGCTGCAGGAATGAGCAGAGCAGGGGCCCTGCCAGAAAATGCTGCAGACATGAAGAGGCCGGGATTTACTGAAGAatgtgttaaagaaaaagagaggtcTTTGGGCACCGAGAGAGGCAGTCCTGATGCCTTCAAACCAGCAGTTTTGGAAAGAGACTGTCCAGACTTAAAGCCTCTCGTGATGCTAATGAACAAAACCTCTCCTGAAGCAGGAGGTTTTGAAATGAACCACCAGTGTTCAAGCACAACACCTATCGACATGGACTGCCTCATTTGCTTCAACAAGTACAACATCTACAGGGTACCAAAGCTCCTGAACTGCCAGCATGCATTCTGCGCTGTCTGCCTCAAGCTTATCCTCAGAAAGGAGGAGAGTGCCTGGATCATCACCTGCCCGCTGTGCAGAAAAGCCACTTCTGTGTCAGGAGGACTTATCCGCacacttcaaaacaaagaagacaTCATGGAGCACTTGGAAAACCCCAGTTCCAATCCTGAGGTACACATCTCTGCCATAGGGCTGGACAATTGGACTCAGAGCAGCCAGGACATCTTATACAGAGATGAAAACGCTCCAGCAGACAACAGACTGGCTGTCCAGAGACTTgcgctgctcctgctgctggtggtgattCTCACCATCATCATCCTCCCATTTACATACTTGGGGCTGGTCAAATGGGTAATTTGTCTTATGCTTGCATTGGGGTTGGCCTTGTCTGTGGTGCTTTGCTGCACTCCTAAATTCTACTGGAGAGGTAATAGCGACTCGCACAAAGAGACCCACATCGCTGCTATTGCCTGAAACAATTAATGTGAACTGCATAGAGACAATGGGCTAGTCCTGCCTACAAAGCTGCAGTTGGGAGCACTGGTCCGTTACTGGACTTTGAAAGCAATCACTCATGTAATCAATTCCACAGGTGGCTAAGCTGGCTCAGCAGCAATGTATGGTGGTGTTAAATTTCATTATGGGAAACTTAGCCAATTATTTATATGTTGATATTTATGAGATAAAAATTGTAGGTTTTCCACATGATTTTTATTCCAGACTAATAATGTTGTTGTTTGGCTTTTGTCATTGTGTTCTTCTTTGTGTCATCTCCTGCTTAGCACTGCAGGACATTATCTGGAACACCTGGCAGATGATATCCTGTGAAAATCCTGTGCTTGCATTTTCCCACTCCCTTAACTCATGTTCACCTTACCTTGTGACAATGCAGCGAAACCAGGGACTGGGTGCCCAGCCTCCATGGAATACCATGGAACAGAGTGGATTTAACAGAGAGTATCACTTGaatccctgtccctgcccaaaTGGCTGTTGGCTGAAATGGGGAGGTGGGACTGAGAAAAGAGGAGCCTAAGAGTCTAGGAGACTAGAGAGGGAGAGGCAAAATCAACACTTCTCACCTTGACTCCGTGGCGAGGCTCTCAGAAGCTCATGACACTCCAAATTCCCCATGTTATTTAGCACAGAAATAGTTCTCTTGCCTGCACTCCTCTATCTGGCTGCCTGCATTGCTTCTCTGCATGCCCTGTTTCTGTACAACGCTGCCCTTGGAGGTGCTCACAGCTCTCCTTCCAGAGATCCACAGCAATTTGTCTGTTGCCATGCTGGAACACATGAGATATTTTTATATGGAATTAAAGTTTAATGATGTTAGTTGCTCATtgacttctgtgtttcagttccTCGCTGACAATTAATGTCAAAACATTGCACAGTTTCCTCGCTGACAGAAGTACCACTGAGAAAGTGTGTTGGGGAACAGGTACAGCTGAGTTGTGAGTAAAGCAAGA from Cuculus canorus isolate bCucCan1 unplaced genomic scaffold, bCucCan1.pri scaffold_71_arrow_ctg1, whole genome shotgun sequence includes:
- the LOC128850786 gene encoding LOW QUALITY PROTEIN: OTU domain-containing protein 3-like (The sequence of the model RefSeq protein was modified relative to this genomic sequence to represent the inferred CDS: inserted 2 bases in 1 codon), yielding MSRKQGGGPRAASAAGRHRRPQAVDGLGPGXGGGLAVQLRALGLKLREVPGDGNCLFRALGDQLEGHSRNHLRHRQETVDYMIKWREDFEPFVEDDVPFDKHVTNLAKPGTFAGNDAIVAFARNNQLNVVIHQPNAPLWQIRGTDKNNVRELHIAYRYREHYDSVRRINDDSEAPAYLQMEMLCKNDSNKREEAKLWKGEFEADEIEGETEDAVQKVLKATGCSDTDLVRRILDVEDYNVESAIFAVIQMNEVERISAEEQHDPQSEVQESCSRTLSEENRYGSRISGNQSLHQGEIGNNTGQARNNDKNQAGRNPKVSKKQKKEQQRLEKKKRQEERHRQKVLASKNDRADSSRRETDSSSHVTLVKTMEALNI
- the LOC104066512 gene encoding E3 ubiquitin-protein ligase RNF186, whose amino-acid sequence is MHTVGIKQHIKGARSSASPSATGRQTAPRFISMEKSTDKGNRSAAPRVPQAEKDSPAPAAEGAAGMSRAGALPENAADMKRPGFTEECVKEKERSLGTERGSPDAFKPAVLERDCPDLKPLVMLMNKTSPEAGGFEMNHQCSSTTPIDMDCLICFNKYNIYRVPKLLNCQHAFCAVCLKLILRKEESAWIITCPLCRKATSVSGGLIRTLQNKEDIMEHLENPSSNPEVHISAIGLDNWTQSSQDILYRDENAPADNRLAVQRLALLLLLVVILTIIILPFTYLGLVKWVICLMLALGLALSVVLCCTPKFYWRGNSDSHKETHIAAIA